In Mycobacteriales bacterium, the following are encoded in one genomic region:
- a CDS encoding glucodextranase DOMON-like domain-containing protein, giving the protein MRTVVTLVAGLLAVPAVAAVPAQAAPPDPAAGAPGALSHFDLARKDCVGTARNTTSKVWYTVANGVLSDVYAPTVDNTNVETLQYAVTDGSTFTDLQTRDMTYTAKALDPSGMSCRVTSTPKRGGYTLVTDYVTDPARNAVVMHTRLRGPAGLKVFVRYDATVNGNGGGGPANGGADDATVDPATTALVSSDPNTVTNAVNRDYGVPLFGALRGDRPFRSASSGYAGTASDGLAQLDADHALSGPTTALQGNVVQTAEVARGGDGSFTLALGYGQTAAAAIGTAGASARAPFLATLARYAAGWIAYDARLQRPPARLPGLSLAQSLKLAQQYYLSVNVVKASEDKTFPGAIAAGLGSPWGQAVSAGDLPDGKPTYFGSYREVFARDLYEGFTGLLVAGDTATAQAATRFLFERQQLADGRMPRNSLLNGAKAPDTGGDQLDETSYPILMAWQSGLGNDRALYRDHIKKAADFVVAHGPSFGSERWEEQGGFSPSTIAAEIAGLVAAGRIADQNNDRASARVYRATADFFQRSIKGWTVTTTGPYGSGRYFIRLSKNGDPNEALEYNLGNGGPSADQRAIVDAGFQELTRLGELPANDPDVLASLPIVDQTIRTRTDSGTGFYRYGTSTPGTEDGYGDCFVGDPTECAPDGKPWPTGNSGSGHYWPVLSGERAEQQLQTGDRTGAAALLVGMNDSTSGVGLMPEQAWENADLAASPFGTDPAIASIGFVNGKPAGSSSPLTWAQAQQARLILGLGAGRPLEQPSIVSDRYVKHGPPASIPVTLTAPADGTTVQTATVTVTGTTARGATVDIASTPTDTGGATTVTTVRASNTGAFSATVPSPFGTSVLTVAATTGSGATGYARRTVISEFVTGTTVLDVTDPDGDDNGPGTYAYPTAADFHAGAFDLQRFQVIVDGDNVLLRAKVRDLSPTFGSPVGAQLLDVYVHTPDGATSTAAAFASRNYTIAPASAWSRRIEIEGFADPVFVDAAGTSLGTVSVQASQASGFITAVVPLAALGTPGPGWQFSVVLHGQDGFSADRARGFQPTPQDFQFGVCAAGGTSPICRLDPNTVPKATDVLTPAGVSQATELDPTAGPVQIAGVPVT; this is encoded by the coding sequence ATGCGCACCGTCGTAACGCTCGTCGCCGGTCTGCTCGCGGTGCCGGCGGTCGCCGCCGTCCCCGCCCAGGCGGCGCCACCGGATCCCGCGGCCGGCGCGCCCGGGGCCCTGTCGCACTTCGACCTGGCCCGCAAGGACTGCGTCGGCACGGCCCGCAACACCACGTCGAAGGTCTGGTACACGGTCGCGAACGGCGTGCTGTCCGACGTCTACGCGCCGACCGTGGACAACACGAACGTCGAGACGCTGCAGTACGCGGTGACCGACGGGTCGACGTTCACGGACCTGCAGACGCGGGACATGACGTACACGGCCAAGGCGCTGGACCCGAGCGGGATGTCCTGCCGGGTCACCAGCACGCCCAAGCGCGGCGGCTACACGCTGGTCACCGACTACGTCACCGACCCGGCCCGGAACGCGGTCGTGATGCACACCCGGCTGCGAGGCCCGGCCGGCCTCAAGGTCTTCGTCCGCTACGACGCGACCGTGAACGGCAACGGCGGCGGCGGGCCGGCCAACGGCGGCGCCGACGACGCGACCGTCGACCCGGCCACGACCGCGCTGGTCAGCTCGGACCCGAACACGGTCACCAACGCGGTGAACCGCGACTACGGCGTGCCGCTGTTCGGCGCGCTGCGCGGCGACCGGCCGTTCCGGTCGGCGTCCAGCGGCTACGCCGGGACGGCCAGCGACGGCCTGGCCCAGCTCGACGCGGACCACGCGCTGTCCGGCCCGACCACCGCACTGCAGGGCAACGTCGTGCAGACCGCCGAGGTCGCCCGCGGCGGCGACGGCAGCTTCACCCTGGCGCTCGGCTACGGCCAGACCGCGGCCGCCGCGATCGGCACCGCCGGGGCCAGCGCCCGCGCCCCCTTCCTCGCCACCCTGGCCCGGTACGCGGCCGGCTGGATCGCCTACGACGCCCGCCTGCAGCGCCCGCCGGCGCGGCTGCCGGGGCTGTCGCTCGCGCAGAGCCTGAAGCTGGCCCAGCAGTACTACCTCTCGGTCAACGTGGTGAAGGCCAGCGAGGACAAGACGTTCCCGGGCGCGATCGCGGCCGGCCTCGGCAGCCCCTGGGGCCAGGCCGTCAGCGCCGGTGACCTGCCCGACGGCAAGCCGACGTACTTCGGCTCGTACCGGGAGGTCTTCGCCCGCGACCTGTACGAGGGCTTCACCGGCCTGCTCGTGGCCGGCGACACCGCGACCGCCCAGGCCGCGACCCGGTTCCTGTTCGAGCGGCAGCAACTGGCCGACGGCCGGATGCCGCGCAACTCGCTGCTCAACGGCGCGAAGGCGCCCGACACCGGCGGCGACCAGCTGGACGAGACGTCGTACCCGATCCTGATGGCCTGGCAGTCCGGGCTCGGCAACGACCGCGCGCTCTACCGCGACCACATCAAGAAGGCGGCCGACTTCGTCGTCGCGCACGGGCCGTCGTTCGGCTCGGAGCGGTGGGAGGAGCAGGGCGGCTTCTCGCCGTCCACGATCGCCGCGGAGATCGCCGGCCTGGTCGCGGCCGGCCGGATCGCCGACCAGAACAACGACCGGGCCTCCGCCCGCGTCTACCGGGCCACCGCGGACTTCTTCCAGCGCTCGATCAAGGGCTGGACGGTGACCACCACCGGTCCGTACGGGTCGGGTCGGTACTTCATCCGGCTGTCCAAGAACGGCGACCCGAACGAGGCCCTGGAGTACAACCTCGGCAACGGCGGCCCGAGCGCGGACCAGCGCGCGATCGTCGACGCCGGCTTCCAGGAGCTGACCCGGCTCGGCGAGCTGCCCGCGAACGACCCCGACGTGCTGGCCTCGCTGCCGATCGTGGACCAGACGATCCGGACCCGGACCGACAGCGGCACCGGCTTCTACCGGTACGGCACCTCGACCCCGGGCACCGAGGACGGGTACGGCGACTGCTTCGTGGGCGACCCGACCGAGTGCGCGCCCGACGGCAAGCCCTGGCCGACCGGCAACTCCGGTTCCGGGCACTACTGGCCGGTGCTGTCCGGCGAACGGGCCGAGCAGCAGCTGCAGACCGGTGACCGCACCGGCGCCGCGGCCCTGCTGGTCGGGATGAACGACTCCACCTCCGGTGTCGGCCTGATGCCCGAGCAGGCCTGGGAGAACGCCGACCTGGCCGCCTCGCCGTTCGGCACCGACCCGGCCATCGCGTCGATCGGCTTCGTCAACGGCAAGCCGGCCGGCTCGTCCTCGCCGCTGACCTGGGCCCAGGCCCAGCAGGCCCGGCTGATCCTCGGCCTCGGCGCCGGGCGGCCGCTGGAGCAGCCCTCGATCGTCTCCGACCGGTACGTCAAGCACGGCCCGCCGGCCTCGATCCCGGTCACGCTGACCGCGCCCGCGGACGGCACGACCGTGCAGACGGCCACGGTGACCGTGACCGGGACGACCGCCCGCGGCGCGACCGTGGACATCGCCTCGACCCCGACCGACACCGGCGGCGCCACCACCGTGACCACCGTGCGGGCGTCCAACACCGGCGCGTTCTCGGCCACCGTGCCCTCGCCGTTCGGGACCTCGGTGCTGACCGTGGCCGCGACCACCGGCTCCGGCGCGACCGGGTACGCCCGTCGCACGGTCATCTCCGAGTTCGTCACCGGCACCACCGTGCTCGACGTGACCGACCCGGACGGGGACGACAACGGCCCGGGGACGTACGCGTACCCGACCGCGGCGGACTTCCACGCCGGCGCGTTCGACCTGCAGCGGTTCCAGGTGATCGTGGACGGCGACAACGTGCTGCTGCGGGCCAAGGTCCGGGACCTCTCGCCGACGTTCGGCTCCCCGGTCGGCGCCCAGCTCCTGGACGTGTACGTGCACACGCCGGACGGGGCCACGTCGACCGCGGCCGCGTTCGCGTCCCGCAACTACACGATCGCGCCCGCGTCGGCCTGGTCGCGGCGGATCGAGATCGAGGGCTTCGCCGACCCCGTGTTCGTGGACGCGGCCGGGACCTCGCTCGGCACGGTCTCGGTCCAGGCCAGCCAGGCCTCCGGGTTCATCACCGCGGTGGTGCCGCTGGCCGCGCTCGGGACGCCCGGGCCGGGCTGGCAGTTCAGCGTCGTGCTGCACGGGCAGGACGGGTTCTCCGCCGACCGGGCCCGCGGGTTCCAGCCGACGCCGCAGGACTTCCAGTTCGGGGTGTGCGCGGCCGGCGGGACCAGCCCGATCTGTCGGCTCGACCCGAACACGGTGCCGAAGGCGACGGACGTGCTGACCCCGGCCGGGGTCTCGCAGGCCACCGAGCTCGACCCGACTGCCGGCCCCGTCCAGATCGCCGGCGTCCCGGTCACGTAG
- a CDS encoding MFS transporter, translated as MASSTAAARQPLTGEQRNAFFAALLGWSMDAFDYFIVILVYADIAKDFGVSLTRMAFLTTVTLIMRPVGALIFGLWADRAGRRRPLMVDVAFYSIVGFACAFAPNYTVLLVLRLLYGIGMGGEWGLGAALAMEKVPAERRGFFSGVLQQGYAIGYLAAALLYLLLHSALGLDWRWLFAFSIVPALVSLFIRSRVQESEVWEQTHKRERSTRTSIGEVLRNPTVVRRFVYLVLLMTAFNWMSHGTQDVYPTFLKEGIGLSATTATWIAVVYNIGALVGGTIAGGFSQGFGRRKTIILAAVLGLPIVPLFAYSSTVGWLCLGSFLMQMMVQGAWGVIPAHLTELSPDEIRGFYPGVTYQLGNCLAAFNLPIQERLADAHGYPFALTVTIIPVLLAVIVLSAIGSEARHVRFGSTDNAVAGARASA; from the coding sequence ATGGCCAGCAGCACCGCCGCCGCCCGCCAGCCCCTGACCGGTGAGCAACGCAACGCGTTCTTCGCCGCTCTGCTCGGCTGGTCCATGGACGCGTTCGACTACTTCATCGTCATCCTCGTCTACGCCGACATCGCCAAGGACTTCGGCGTCTCGCTGACCCGGATGGCGTTCCTGACCACGGTCACGCTGATCATGCGCCCGGTCGGCGCGTTGATCTTCGGGCTGTGGGCGGACCGGGCCGGCCGGCGCCGGCCGCTGATGGTCGACGTCGCGTTCTACTCGATCGTGGGCTTCGCCTGCGCCTTCGCGCCGAACTACACGGTGCTGCTGGTGCTGCGGCTGCTCTACGGGATCGGCATGGGCGGCGAGTGGGGCCTCGGCGCGGCGCTGGCGATGGAGAAGGTGCCGGCCGAGCGGCGCGGCTTCTTCTCCGGCGTCCTCCAGCAGGGGTACGCGATCGGCTACCTCGCGGCCGCGCTGCTCTACCTGCTTCTGCACTCCGCGCTCGGGCTGGACTGGCGCTGGCTGTTCGCGTTCTCGATCGTGCCCGCGCTGGTGAGCCTGTTCATCCGGTCCCGGGTCCAGGAGTCCGAGGTCTGGGAGCAGACGCACAAGCGGGAGCGCTCGACCCGGACCAGCATCGGCGAGGTCCTCCGGAACCCGACGGTGGTGCGCCGGTTCGTCTACCTGGTGCTGCTGATGACGGCGTTCAACTGGATGAGCCATGGCACCCAGGACGTCTACCCGACGTTCCTCAAGGAGGGCATCGGGCTGTCCGCGACGACCGCGACCTGGATCGCGGTGGTCTACAACATCGGCGCGCTGGTCGGCGGCACCATCGCCGGCGGCTTCTCGCAGGGCTTCGGCCGGCGCAAGACGATCATCCTGGCCGCGGTGCTGGGGCTGCCGATCGTGCCGCTGTTCGCGTACTCGTCCACGGTCGGCTGGCTGTGCCTGGGCTCGTTCCTGATGCAGATGATGGTGCAGGGCGCCTGGGGCGTGATCCCGGCCCACCTGACCGAGCTGTCGCCGGACGAGATCCGCGGCTTCTACCCGGGCGTGACGTACCAGCTCGGCAACTGCCTGGCCGCGTTCAACCTGCCGATCCAGGAGCGGCTGGCCGACGCCCACGGGTACCCGTTCGCGCTGACCGTGACGATCATCCCGGTCCTCCTGGCGGTGATCGTGCTCAGCGCGATCGGCAGCGAGGCCCGGCACGTGCGGTTCGGCTCGACCGACAACGCGGTCGCCGGCGCTCGCGCCTCGGCCTGA